One genomic window of Paenibacillus xylanilyticus includes the following:
- a CDS encoding amino acid ABC transporter ATP-binding protein, which translates to MITLSNIHKSFGKQEVLKGINLTVEQGDVVAILGPSGSGKTTLLRCVNFLERADEGKVQISGLGVDCKHARKHDIVQIRRKTAMVFQHYNLFKHKTVLDNVTEGLIVAQKMSKADARARALRVLEQVGLSAKINEYPSMLSGGQQQRVGIARALALNPEVILFDEPTSALDPELVGEVLSVIRSIAQEGITMIVVTHEMGFAREVANRVIFMDGGHVVEQGTPEEIFLRPKQERTRQFLSRYSSDWSYVI; encoded by the coding sequence ATGATTACACTAAGCAATATCCACAAGTCTTTTGGCAAGCAGGAAGTGCTGAAAGGCATTAATCTGACGGTAGAGCAGGGGGATGTGGTCGCCATTCTTGGACCCAGTGGGTCGGGCAAAACAACATTGCTGCGCTGCGTGAACTTCCTGGAACGTGCGGATGAAGGCAAGGTCCAGATCAGCGGATTGGGCGTGGACTGCAAACATGCGCGCAAACACGATATCGTGCAGATCAGACGGAAAACGGCCATGGTTTTTCAGCATTACAATTTGTTCAAACACAAAACGGTGCTGGATAACGTCACGGAAGGGCTGATCGTGGCACAGAAGATGTCCAAGGCAGATGCCCGTGCGCGTGCCCTGCGTGTTCTCGAACAAGTAGGGCTGTCTGCCAAAATCAATGAGTATCCGAGCATGCTCTCTGGCGGACAGCAGCAGCGGGTCGGCATTGCCCGCGCACTGGCGCTGAATCCAGAGGTCATCCTGTTTGATGAACCGACTTCTGCCCTGGATCCAGAGCTGGTCGGAGAGGTATTATCGGTCATTCGTTCGATTGCCCAGGAGGGCATCACGATGATCGTTGTTACCCATGAAATGGGTTTTGCCCGTGAAGTGGCGAATCGGGTTATCTTCATGGATGGGGGGCATGTCGTGGAGCAAGGAACACCCGAGGAAATCTTTTTACGGCCCAAGCAGGAACGAACCCGCCAATTCCTGAGCCGATACTCCTCTGATTGGAGTTATGTCATTTGA
- a CDS encoding amino acid ABC transporter permease has product MSIDLQFIYTSFFKILTALPLTLVITIVPLIAGFGIGLATALIRIYQVPWIHRAAAFYVSFLRGTPMLMHLFLIYYGIPMIIDKLSERYGWAFQSASIPILVFVLIAFSLTAGAYMSEIIRSGILVVDRGQMEAAHAVGMSTSQALRRIILPQAIGAVLPNMCSMFVGFLHGSTLAFTVSQMDILGKADVVASVSLKFLEAFIAAAVIYWGLTIIAERITALLERRVALYSKGGVS; this is encoded by the coding sequence ATGTCCATTGATCTCCAGTTTATTTATACGTCTTTTTTCAAAATTCTGACGGCATTGCCACTGACACTCGTGATCACGATTGTGCCGCTGATCGCAGGTTTCGGGATCGGCCTTGCCACTGCGCTGATTCGAATCTATCAGGTGCCCTGGATTCATCGGGCAGCCGCCTTCTACGTTTCCTTTCTACGCGGTACGCCGATGCTCATGCATCTGTTTCTGATCTATTACGGTATACCGATGATTATTGATAAACTCTCTGAACGGTACGGATGGGCTTTTCAATCGGCTTCCATACCTATTCTGGTATTTGTATTGATTGCCTTCTCGCTGACAGCCGGAGCGTATATGTCCGAGATTATCCGTTCAGGTATTCTGGTTGTGGACCGTGGACAGATGGAGGCTGCGCATGCCGTAGGCATGAGTACCTCACAGGCCTTGCGGCGCATCATTCTCCCACAGGCCATCGGTGCTGTATTGCCCAATATGTGCAGCATGTTTGTCGGATTTCTCCATGGATCGACGCTGGCCTTCACGGTTTCACAGATGGATATTCTCGGAAAGGCAGATGTCGTTGCATCCGTCAGTTTGAAATTTCTGGAGGCTTTCATTGCAGCGGCAGTGATCTATTGGGGCCTGACAATCATCGCCGAACGGATTACCGCTCTGCTCGAACGCCGGGTTGCCTTGTATAGCAAAGGAGGGGTTTCATGA
- a CDS encoding amino acid ABC transporter permease, which yields MGKAFDISLVLDFIPELLRYLHITLIVLGGSIVLGLVGGVLLAVPRLYRIPVLSQLATLYVSFMRGTPILIKLFLVYYGLPELLKPIGIDLSRTDPLVFVIVTYALSDAASFAEIFRGAVRSVDKGQTEAAYAAGMTTFQSFRRIVVPQALIVAFPNMANTLIGSLKDTSLAFSIGVMDMVGRGQTLISATSHALEVYISLSVVYYVIVIVLEKGFALAERRLQRHERKSTVPKPAVRAERLKRLAG from the coding sequence ATGGGAAAAGCATTCGATATATCCTTGGTTCTGGATTTCATCCCGGAACTGTTAAGGTATCTGCATATTACTCTGATCGTGCTGGGCGGGTCCATTGTGCTTGGTCTGGTAGGCGGTGTGCTGTTAGCAGTTCCTAGACTCTACCGAATTCCGGTATTGAGTCAGCTCGCCACCCTGTATGTATCTTTCATGCGCGGCACACCGATTCTCATCAAGCTGTTTCTGGTCTATTACGGCCTGCCCGAATTGCTTAAGCCAATTGGCATTGACCTGTCCAGAACCGATCCACTGGTATTTGTCATCGTGACCTACGCACTTAGCGATGCTGCATCCTTTGCGGAGATCTTCCGCGGAGCCGTTCGCAGTGTTGACAAGGGCCAGACCGAGGCGGCATATGCAGCAGGGATGACTACGTTTCAGTCCTTTCGACGGATCGTTGTCCCCCAAGCGCTTATTGTGGCTTTCCCCAATATGGCGAATACGCTGATCGGTTCGCTCAAGGACACGTCCCTTGCTTTTTCCATCGGTGTCATGGATATGGTGGGCAGAGGGCAGACGCTGATCTCGGCAACGTCACATGCGCTTGAGGTGTATATCAGCCTGTCGGTTGTTTATTATGTCATTGTTATTGTCCTTGAAAAAGGGTTTGCTCTTGCTGAACGCAGACTGCAGCGTCATGAACGCAAGAGCACGGTGCCTAAGCCAGCGGTTAGAGCTGAACGCCTGAAACGATTAGCGGGGTGA
- a CDS encoding transporter substrate-binding domain-containing protein — protein sequence MAKQWGIHQFRTALLFVTMLAVLAGCSTGNASNEAETTSASGQDTVKKIIVGTGTQFPNVCFIDENGKLTGYDVELIREIDKRLPEYEFEFSTMEFKNLLLSLETKKIDLIAHQMEVNEERQAKFLFNDEAYNIFPNKVVVSQKNQDVNSIDDLKGKKLIVGATSNAAVLAEKWNADNGNSIDIVYSGAGEDTITQIKSGRVDATISTQFAIDYQNKAVDAQLKTVGEALSNSKVYFILNKDEQELKAKVDEALKSIKEDGTLGKLSTEWLGADYTVEE from the coding sequence ATGGCTAAACAATGGGGGATTCATCAATTTCGGACAGCGCTGCTGTTCGTAACTATGCTCGCGGTGCTGGCAGGATGCAGCACAGGCAATGCTTCAAATGAAGCGGAGACCACATCTGCGTCCGGTCAAGATACAGTGAAGAAGATTATCGTAGGTACAGGTACGCAATTTCCGAATGTGTGCTTCATTGATGAGAATGGCAAATTGACTGGATACGATGTGGAATTGATTCGCGAGATTGATAAACGGCTGCCGGAGTATGAGTTTGAATTCAGCACCATGGAGTTCAAAAACCTGCTGCTCAGCCTGGAGACGAAAAAAATTGATCTGATCGCTCACCAGATGGAAGTGAATGAAGAGAGACAGGCGAAATTCCTGTTTAATGATGAAGCTTATAATATTTTCCCCAACAAAGTGGTCGTGAGTCAGAAAAACCAGGATGTGAATTCCATTGACGATCTGAAAGGGAAAAAACTGATTGTGGGTGCAACGAGCAATGCGGCTGTACTGGCTGAGAAGTGGAATGCGGACAATGGCAACAGCATTGATATCGTATACTCGGGAGCTGGTGAAGACACGATTACCCAGATCAAATCAGGCCGGGTGGATGCAACGATCAGTACGCAGTTCGCCATCGATTATCAGAATAAGGCTGTGGACGCCCAATTAAAAACGGTTGGGGAAGCTTTATCGAATTCCAAAGTATATTTCATCCTCAACAAGGACGAGCAGGAGCTCAAAGCCAAAGTGGATGAAGCTCTCAAATCAATCAAAGAAGACGGAACATTAGGCAAGCTGAGCACAGAGTGGCTTGGTGCGGATTATACGGTTGAAGAGTAG
- the modB gene encoding molybdate ABC transporter permease subunit — protein sequence MIVTEIDWSAFWSPVRLSLQVALLSSIIAGVLGIAVAWQMSRRSFRGKIVLETVFMLPLVLPPTVVGFLLLVLLGRKSLLGQWIEAIFSAPVIFSWWAAVIAAVVVAFPLIYQTMKSGFSGIDKDLEDAGRSIGANEWQVFRYISLPLAGRALMTAFILGFARALGEFGATLMIAGNIPGKTQTVPTAIYVAVDSGNQTMAWAWTVSIMIISFVMLLLTRQPNQEKA from the coding sequence ATGATTGTTACGGAGATCGACTGGTCAGCGTTCTGGTCACCTGTCCGCTTGTCACTTCAGGTTGCTCTGTTATCCAGCATTATTGCAGGCGTGCTTGGCATTGCGGTAGCCTGGCAGATGTCACGCCGCTCATTTCGCGGCAAAATTGTGCTGGAAACCGTGTTCATGCTGCCGCTGGTGCTTCCGCCGACCGTCGTTGGCTTTCTGCTGCTCGTTTTGCTGGGCCGCAAAAGTCTGCTGGGACAATGGATCGAAGCCATCTTCTCGGCGCCGGTCATCTTCTCCTGGTGGGCAGCGGTAATTGCTGCGGTGGTTGTAGCCTTCCCGCTCATTTATCAGACCATGAAGTCCGGGTTCAGCGGTATTGATAAGGATCTGGAGGATGCGGGCAGGTCGATCGGGGCGAATGAGTGGCAGGTGTTTCGCTACATTTCGCTCCCGCTTGCAGGACGTGCATTGATGACTGCTTTTATATTGGGATTCGCTCGTGCACTGGGGGAATTCGGGGCCACACTGATGATCGCTGGTAATATTCCTGGCAAAACCCAAACCGTACCTACAGCCATCTATGTTGCAGTCGATTCCGGTAATCAGACCATGGCATGGGCATGGACAGTTTCCATCATGATCATCTCATTTGTCATGCTGCTTCTAACGAGGCAGCCAAATCAGGAAAAAGCTTGA
- the modA gene encoding molybdate ABC transporter substrate-binding protein, whose translation MSLGMALVLAGCGAGADSADSSTAVEPVSSAPATSGESNSAGNTEPQETVELIISAAASLTDAMKEIETGYELAHPSVELNFNFGASGALQQQIEQGAPADIFISAAAKNMNALVDENLIAAADQKNLLQNSLVAIVPAGSEHAVSSEQDLTSDTVKTVAIGIPESVPAGTYAKEALTNANLWGQLESKLVQGKDVRQVLQYVETGNADAGFVYKTDALTSDQVKIAFEVDKNRYTPANYPVGIIEGTKHRTEAEQFYVYLQTPEVLDVFAKYGFSIPE comes from the coding sequence ATGTCTCTCGGAATGGCTCTTGTATTGGCGGGTTGTGGTGCTGGTGCGGACAGTGCGGATTCATCTACAGCAGTTGAGCCGGTGTCCTCGGCACCTGCGACATCAGGAGAGTCCAATTCAGCAGGGAATACAGAGCCGCAAGAAACTGTAGAATTAATCATCTCGGCAGCAGCCAGTCTGACCGATGCGATGAAAGAAATCGAAACAGGCTATGAGCTTGCCCATCCTTCTGTTGAACTCAACTTTAACTTCGGGGCATCGGGGGCACTGCAGCAGCAGATTGAACAGGGTGCACCTGCGGATATCTTTATATCGGCGGCAGCGAAGAACATGAACGCTCTGGTGGACGAGAACCTGATTGCAGCTGCTGATCAGAAAAATTTGCTGCAAAACTCCCTTGTTGCCATCGTTCCAGCAGGTAGTGAACATGCAGTATCAAGCGAGCAGGATCTGACATCAGATACCGTTAAAACCGTAGCTATCGGCATTCCGGAAAGTGTCCCTGCAGGAACGTATGCGAAGGAAGCACTGACGAATGCCAATCTGTGGGGTCAGCTCGAAAGCAAGCTAGTGCAGGGCAAGGATGTCAGACAGGTTCTCCAATATGTGGAGACTGGGAACGCAGACGCGGGATTTGTGTACAAAACGGATGCACTGACCTCGGATCAGGTGAAAATTGCATTTGAGGTGGACAAGAACCGTTATACGCCGGCCAATTACCCGGTAGGCATTATTGAGGGCACGAAACACCGGACAGAAGCAGAACAATTTTACGTGTATTTGCAAACCCCTGAAGTGCTGGATGTATTTGCGAAATACGGATTCTCTATTCCGGAATGA
- a CDS encoding substrate-binding domain-containing protein produces the protein MTEEQSYTTEEISKLLKISKLTVYDLIKKGDLVAYRVGKQMRIDATDLEAYKRRAKQLQSSAGPLSTSSHSSGTAPVMDSADASKSLAASVHDYSNAPARPVSEASHIVREESSVPHAARHVVITGQDVSLDILMRHMEKQTRDIRPLRSFMGSLDGLISMYRGESDLVSTHLLDGDTGEYNLPYIRKILIGWSYVVVNLLSRPAGLYVQRGNPRGLQGWADLDQPDLRLANREKGSGARVLLDEQLRLHGIPSSRLIGYNLEETSHMGVAAKVSSGEADVGIGIEKAARLVGQVDFIPLTQERYDLVMLKKPGNEMWTDSVLRILQSSEFRQELQSFEGYDVSRTGEILYEV, from the coding sequence ATGACAGAGGAGCAATCCTATACGACCGAAGAAATATCCAAGCTGCTCAAAATATCCAAACTAACCGTGTATGACCTGATTAAAAAAGGAGACCTTGTCGCTTATCGCGTCGGCAAACAAATGAGGATTGATGCCACCGACCTGGAAGCATATAAGCGGCGTGCCAAGCAGCTGCAGTCCTCAGCTGGGCCGCTATCCACTTCGAGCCATTCCTCGGGGACAGCGCCAGTAATGGATAGTGCTGATGCAAGCAAATCTTTGGCTGCATCTGTTCATGACTACTCCAATGCTCCAGCCAGACCGGTATCCGAAGCATCCCACATCGTACGTGAGGAGTCTTCTGTCCCCCATGCAGCGCGGCATGTCGTCATTACCGGGCAGGATGTGAGCCTGGATATTCTCATGCGCCATATGGAGAAACAAACGCGGGACATTCGTCCATTGCGTTCTTTCATGGGCAGCCTGGACGGGCTCATCTCCATGTACCGCGGTGAGTCTGACCTGGTCAGCACGCATCTGCTCGATGGAGATACGGGCGAATACAATTTACCCTACATCCGAAAAATTCTGATTGGCTGGTCCTACGTCGTTGTAAACCTGCTCTCAAGACCAGCAGGATTGTATGTACAGCGTGGTAACCCGCGCGGCTTACAAGGCTGGGCAGACCTGGATCAGCCTGACCTGCGACTCGCTAACCGCGAGAAAGGTTCCGGGGCACGTGTTCTGCTTGATGAGCAGCTGCGTTTGCACGGGATTCCTTCTTCCCGCCTGATCGGTTATAACCTGGAAGAGACCAGTCATATGGGGGTTGCCGCGAAAGTCAGTTCCGGTGAAGCCGATGTGGGCATTGGCATTGAAAAGGCTGCGCGTCTTGTCGGTCAGGTTGATTTCATTCCACTGACTCAGGAGCGCTATGATCTGGTGATGTTAAAGAAACCGGGCAATGAGATGTGGACCGATTCGGTCCTGCGCATCCTTCAATCTTCGGAGTTCAGGCAGGAACTACAATCCTTTGAAGGCTATGACGTTTCCCGTACAGGTGAGATTTTGTACGAAGTATAG
- the folE2 gene encoding GTP cyclohydrolase FolE2 produces the protein MSKRLTSDSLVLPDKAERLRLFGSVDPVQGAKPVRKEDMQDLQNSKNDFLFELQQVGISNVKYPLNVISAKEPEKWSTIGTFRVTTSLDRESKGINMSRLMEQLHSSYLEGLSDRLPDLVELTRQLAEQMNQPKAELKVTYPWFYERAAPVTGLPGLNHSLASITVGWEAGKSPVIGAGLDIQITTLCPCSKEISEYSAHNQRGMLRIHIDGKRGELLPGYWKEELLNAAESNASSCLYPVLKRPDEKRVTEHAYENPRFVEDIVRLVAADLYEKHWIRKFRVDCRNEESIHQHDAVARIVYDKSVTP, from the coding sequence ATGAGCAAACGTCTTACAAGCGATTCATTAGTGCTGCCAGATAAGGCGGAGCGGCTGCGTTTATTTGGGTCGGTAGATCCCGTGCAAGGAGCTAAACCTGTTCGTAAGGAAGACATGCAGGACTTGCAGAATAGCAAAAATGATTTTCTTTTTGAGCTGCAGCAGGTGGGGATCAGTAATGTGAAGTACCCTTTGAATGTTATTTCAGCCAAGGAACCTGAAAAGTGGTCCACCATTGGAACCTTCCGGGTAACCACATCCTTGGATCGCGAGTCCAAAGGTATTAACATGAGCCGGTTGATGGAACAGCTTCATTCCAGCTACCTGGAGGGTCTGAGTGACCGATTGCCGGACTTGGTTGAATTGACACGGCAGCTCGCGGAGCAGATGAATCAGCCAAAAGCTGAGCTGAAGGTGACGTATCCCTGGTTTTACGAACGTGCTGCACCTGTTACGGGTTTGCCCGGATTGAATCATTCACTGGCCTCCATCACCGTGGGCTGGGAAGCAGGCAAGTCTCCGGTGATCGGTGCGGGCTTGGATATACAAATTACTACGTTATGCCCGTGTTCCAAGGAAATTAGTGAATATAGTGCGCACAACCAGCGTGGAATGCTGCGCATACATATTGACGGGAAACGAGGAGAACTGCTTCCGGGTTACTGGAAGGAAGAATTGTTGAATGCAGCAGAGTCCAATGCGAGCAGCTGTCTGTACCCCGTACTCAAGAGGCCGGATGAAAAAAGGGTAACGGAACATGCTTATGAGAACCCGCGGTTTGTTGAAGATATTGTTCGTTTGGTCGCCGCCGATCTCTATGAGAAGCACTGGATACGCAAATTCCGGGTCGATTGCCGAAACGAGGAATCCATTCATCAGCACGATGCGGTGGCCCGCATTGTATATGACAAGTCCGTAACTCCCTGA
- a CDS encoding DUF3024 domain-containing protein, with translation MLDSFTIRRIQSLMNGYIHEKVPAPLRTMVKLTYVMNDDELILTEERPAGERFQWDVLPIARFHWEGEQWKVYARDESSSWNAVDMIEPCPDFEELLEQVERDETGVFWR, from the coding sequence ATGCTGGACTCGTTTACCATTCGAAGAATTCAGTCACTCATGAATGGGTATATCCACGAGAAGGTGCCTGCACCACTCCGCACGATGGTGAAGCTGACCTATGTGATGAATGACGACGAACTCATTCTTACGGAGGAAAGGCCAGCGGGTGAAAGGTTTCAATGGGATGTGCTGCCGATCGCCCGGTTTCATTGGGAAGGTGAACAATGGAAGGTATATGCCCGGGATGAATCTAGCAGCTGGAATGCCGTAGACATGATCGAACCCTGCCCGGACTTTGAGGAACTCCTTGAACAAGTTGAACGGGATGAAACCGGTGTGTTTTGGCGCTAA
- the rpsN gene encoding 30S ribosomal protein S14, with product MAKKSKVVREKQRQATVAKYAELRRELKEKGDYEALQKLPRNASPTRLKNRCELTGRPRGYLRKFKVSRIVFRELAHQGQIPGVTKSSW from the coding sequence ATGGCCAAAAAATCAAAAGTCGTTCGTGAAAAACAGCGTCAGGCAACGGTAGCGAAGTACGCAGAGCTGCGACGGGAGCTGAAGGAAAAAGGAGATTACGAAGCGTTGCAGAAGCTGCCGCGTAACGCCTCTCCAACGAGACTGAAAAACCGCTGCGAACTGACAGGACGTCCAAGAGGATATTTACGCAAATTCAAAGTTTCACGAATTGTCTTCCGCGAGCTGGCCCATCAGGGACAGATTCCGGGTGTGACCAAGTCCAGCTGGTAA
- a CDS encoding GTP-binding protein — protein sequence MTQKQVPVTVLSGYLGSGKTTVLNHVLHNRQGLKVAVIVNDMSEVNIDAALVKGEATLSRTEEKLVELSNGCICCTLRDDLMQEIEKLVKEGRFDYILIESTGISEPVPVAQTFTYADEESGIDLTRLAKLDCLVTVVDANRFWHDFASGQSLLDRSQAAGEEDTRDVVDLLIDQIETCDVLLLNKCDLVDEVELNKLEGIIRKLQPHAKIIRTVKGQVNPAEILNTGLFDFEKASMSAGWIQELEKESHTPETEEYGIGSFVYRRRKPFHPARLAEFMSYWPEEVARAKGLVWLAAEGDVAASLSQAGPSIQFGPAGHWVAALPEADKELIFRTEPDVLEKWDAQWGDRQTELVMIGIEMERDMIEGELDQCLLSDEEMQADWGGFDNPLPWPVETV from the coding sequence ATGACACAAAAGCAAGTTCCGGTAACGGTCCTCAGCGGTTACCTTGGTTCAGGTAAAACGACGGTGCTTAATCATGTACTGCACAATCGGCAGGGGCTTAAGGTAGCCGTCATTGTGAATGACATGAGTGAGGTGAACATTGATGCAGCGCTGGTGAAGGGAGAAGCCACGTTGTCAAGAACGGAAGAGAAGCTGGTTGAGCTATCCAATGGCTGCATCTGCTGCACGCTGCGGGATGATCTGATGCAGGAAATCGAGAAACTGGTGAAAGAAGGCCGGTTCGATTATATCCTGATTGAATCCACAGGCATCAGTGAGCCTGTTCCGGTAGCGCAGACCTTTACATACGCCGATGAAGAATCGGGTATTGATCTGACCCGTCTGGCGAAGCTGGATTGCCTGGTAACGGTGGTGGATGCCAATCGGTTCTGGCATGATTTTGCCTCAGGACAGAGTCTTCTGGATCGGAGCCAGGCAGCAGGAGAGGAAGATACCCGTGACGTGGTGGATTTGCTGATTGACCAGATTGAGACGTGTGATGTCCTGCTGCTGAACAAATGTGATCTGGTTGATGAAGTGGAGCTGAACAAGCTTGAAGGCATCATCCGTAAACTTCAGCCCCATGCCAAGATTATTCGAACCGTGAAGGGACAGGTGAATCCTGCTGAGATTTTGAATACGGGTCTCTTTGATTTTGAAAAAGCGAGCATGTCCGCCGGATGGATTCAGGAGCTGGAAAAAGAATCACACACCCCCGAAACGGAAGAGTACGGAATTGGCTCCTTCGTGTACCGTCGCAGGAAGCCATTCCATCCCGCACGTCTGGCTGAGTTCATGAGCTACTGGCCGGAAGAGGTCGCTCGTGCCAAAGGCCTGGTTTGGCTGGCGGCTGAAGGAGATGTAGCAGCAAGCCTGAGCCAGGCGGGGCCTTCCATTCAGTTTGGACCTGCCGGACATTGGGTCGCGGCCTTGCCGGAAGCGGACAAGGAATTGATTTTTCGCACCGAGCCGGATGTCCTGGAGAAATGGGATGCTCAGTGGGGAGACCGTCAGACCGAGCTGGTGATGATCGGGATTGAGATGGAGCGTGACATGATTGAGGGTGAGCTGGACCAGTGCCTGCTCAGTGATGAGGAGATGCAAGCCGACTGGGGAGGATTTGATAATCCGCTGCCGTGGCCTGTTGAAACTGTCTGA